The following are encoded in a window of uncultured Sphaerochaeta sp. genomic DNA:
- a CDS encoding ABC transporter permease subunit — protein MANKPMVLRTKPPLWTRIKTQKFLLLMLVPGVIWYLVFKYIPLLGLSLGFTDYGFRSTVSFVGLDNFKRLLSSTIFWNAFRNTLIISLANVIFYFPAPLVVALLINELKSLKMKRTIQFLIYIPYFFSWVVVGSIFVNLLSPSSGLINNIITKFGGEPIYFMASAKFFRPVLISSYIWRQMGYGAVIYVASLTTVQPELYEAATIDGAGHWGRLVHVTLPAIRSTIVTMLLLNLSHVLLIFEQVLVMYNAAVYDVADVLQTYVFREGVLAGDLGYSIAVGMFTSIVSLTLVLSTNKISAKFLDEPIL, from the coding sequence ATGGCAAATAAACCGATGGTGCTACGAACCAAACCACCCCTTTGGACAAGGATCAAGACACAGAAGTTCTTGCTCCTCATGTTGGTACCAGGGGTAATATGGTACTTGGTGTTCAAGTATATCCCGCTCCTGGGCCTCAGTCTTGGATTCACTGATTATGGGTTCAGGTCAACGGTATCCTTTGTGGGTCTGGATAACTTCAAGCGCTTGCTCTCTTCCACTATTTTCTGGAATGCATTTCGCAATACCTTGATCATCAGCCTGGCAAATGTAATTTTCTATTTTCCTGCACCTTTGGTTGTGGCGTTGCTGATCAATGAACTGAAAAGCCTGAAAATGAAGAGGACGATCCAGTTCCTGATCTATATCCCCTATTTCTTCAGTTGGGTTGTGGTTGGAAGTATTTTCGTAAACTTGCTCTCTCCGTCCTCAGGGCTGATAAACAACATCATCACCAAGTTTGGGGGAGAACCCATCTACTTCATGGCAAGTGCAAAGTTCTTCCGTCCTGTCCTGATCAGTTCCTATATCTGGCGGCAGATGGGATACGGGGCAGTCATCTATGTGGCAAGTCTTACCACGGTACAACCGGAGCTGTATGAAGCAGCCACCATCGATGGAGCAGGGCATTGGGGAAGATTGGTCCATGTAACCCTTCCTGCGATTCGCTCCACCATTGTGACCATGTTGTTGCTCAATCTCAGTCATGTGTTGCTGATATTCGAACAGGTGCTGGTTATGTACAATGCAGCAGTCTATGACGTTGCCGATGTACTGCAGACCTATGTATTCCGCGAAGGGGTACTTGCAGGCGACCTGGGATATTCAATTGCTGTGGGCATGTTTACGTCCATCGTAAGCCTTACGCTGGTGCTGTCAACCAACAAGATCAGCGCAAAGTTCCTCGACGAACCCATCCTGTAG
- a CDS encoding carbohydrate ABC transporter permease has translation MAKTVQNSIRETRGRKIFRLINALLLAFICLIFIIPIWNVLITSVAKDVDVMGTDYLLVPHSFTLQNYWRVLNSGYMGAFKNSLFVAFFGTLVSMLITVPMGFALAQKHLIGRSVLMKAIVFTMVFDAGIMPFYIVVRSLGLINSMGAIIFPVAISTFNLIIIKNYMGSIPVSLLESATLDGCNDLMILQKIVLPLSVSIISAVTLFYFVSYWNRYFEVIMFINDSRKYTLQVVLRSLMFESDESLGGGQYVYNNLKMAVMVLGMLPVLIIYPFVQRHFVSGLMLGGVKG, from the coding sequence ATGGCAAAGACTGTTCAGAATTCAATTAGAGAAACACGGGGAAGAAAAATCTTCCGTCTTATCAATGCACTCTTGCTTGCGTTCATCTGCCTGATCTTCATCATCCCGATCTGGAATGTACTCATCACCTCGGTAGCAAAGGATGTGGATGTAATGGGAACCGATTATCTGTTGGTACCCCACTCGTTTACACTGCAGAACTATTGGCGGGTGCTCAACAGTGGCTACATGGGAGCTTTCAAGAACTCTCTCTTTGTTGCCTTCTTCGGTACGTTGGTCTCCATGCTGATTACCGTACCCATGGGCTTTGCACTTGCCCAAAAGCATCTCATTGGTCGTTCAGTTCTCATGAAAGCAATTGTTTTCACGATGGTATTTGATGCAGGTATCATGCCCTTCTATATCGTGGTACGGTCCCTTGGACTCATCAACAGTATGGGAGCGATTATCTTCCCTGTGGCAATTTCCACGTTCAATTTGATCATCATCAAGAACTATATGGGCAGTATTCCCGTCTCACTGCTGGAGAGTGCTACCCTGGATGGGTGCAACGACCTCATGATTCTCCAGAAAATTGTCCTGCCTCTCTCAGTCTCCATCATTTCAGCGGTAACTTTGTTCTACTTTGTCAGCTACTGGAACCGATACTTCGAGGTGATCATGTTCATCAACGACAGCCGCAAGTACACCTTGCAGGTGGTCTTGCGCTCCCTGATGTTCGAGTCCGATGAATCCCTTGGTGGTGGCCAGTATGTCTACAACAACCTGAAGATGGCGGTCATGGTCCTGGGAATGCTCCCCGTTCTCATTATCTACCCCTTCGTACAGAGACACTTCGTCTCTGGCTTGATGCTCGGTGGAGTGAAGGGTTAA
- a CDS encoding HI0074 family nucleotidyltransferase substrate-binding subunit gives MSRDIPWVNHLSHYALALSQLRDAVVLAKQRSLSALEQQGIIHSFENTHELSWKVLGGYLKDQGIQELYGPKDAVHAALAVGLIQEEKPWMDMIRDRGQIYDLEVTDGIVTRITSSYIHNFQKLLETFTGFRVK, from the coding sequence ATGAGTAGAGATATCCCTTGGGTCAATCATCTATCACACTATGCTCTGGCTCTTTCACAATTGAGGGATGCTGTAGTATTGGCAAAACAACGATCTCTCAGTGCATTGGAGCAACAGGGTATAATCCACTCCTTTGAAAATACCCATGAGTTGAGCTGGAAAGTACTAGGTGGCTATCTCAAGGATCAAGGCATTCAAGAACTGTATGGCCCAAAGGATGCTGTTCATGCAGCATTGGCTGTTGGGCTGATACAAGAAGAAAAGCCCTGGATGGATATGATCCGGGACCGTGGCCAAATCTATGACCTAGAGGTCACCGATGGAATTGTTACTCGCATAACGAGCTCGTATATTCATAATTTCCAGAAGCTACTGGAGACCTTTACTGGTTTCCGCGTGAAATGA
- a CDS encoding helix-turn-helix domain-containing protein, protein MMPEFDRQWKHLGLGDEELRQLQEELLENPKAGAVLRGTGGLRKYRIAFPGRGKSGNDCHSGNRSAETGDKEMNVYKSIMKGLDEAVKYQEGKIDARKTKIAIRPVESFSSEDIKQIRNRVGLSQVLFASSLGVSKKTVEAWERGRNTPEGPSRRLLQLIRDNPEVIKQYMIKA, encoded by the coding sequence ATGATGCCGGAGTTTGATCGCCAATGGAAACACCTTGGGCTTGGTGATGAGGAACTTCGACAGCTACAGGAAGAATTATTGGAGAATCCCAAGGCAGGTGCTGTGCTGAGAGGCACTGGAGGGCTTCGAAAGTATCGGATTGCCTTTCCGGGTCGAGGCAAAAGCGGCAATGATTGCCATTCTGGAAACAGGTCTGCAGAAACAGGAGATAAGGAAATGAATGTATATAAAAGTATCATGAAAGGGCTGGATGAGGCCGTCAAATACCAGGAAGGAAAGATAGATGCAAGAAAGACGAAAATTGCAATAAGACCGGTAGAGTCTTTTTCCAGTGAGGACATCAAGCAAATCCGTAATCGAGTCGGCTTGAGTCAGGTCCTCTTTGCATCTTCCCTTGGTGTATCCAAGAAAACAGTCGAGGCTTGGGAGCGAGGGAGAAATACTCCAGAAGGCCCCTCCCGCCGTCTACTTCAGTTGATCAGAGACAATCCTGAAGTGATTAAACAATACATGATCAAAGCTTAA
- a CDS encoding type II toxin-antitoxin system RelB/DinJ family antitoxin, with protein sequence MASTTISLRTDTELKAQAEEILNQLGMTLNGTFNMLLHQIVREKSVPLSLSLASENSLYADLLVAEDERINGYVGRSGDEILKDFDLIVAEAEAKYGV encoded by the coding sequence ATGGCTAGTACAACAATCAGTTTGAGAACAGATACGGAACTCAAGGCTCAGGCCGAGGAAATCCTCAATCAACTTGGAATGACACTGAATGGAACCTTCAATATGCTTCTTCATCAGATTGTGAGGGAAAAGTCAGTGCCATTGAGTTTGTCTTTGGCCTCCGAGAATTCATTGTATGCAGATTTGCTTGTTGCAGAAGATGAACGTATAAACGGATATGTCGGCAGAAGTGGAGATGAAATCCTTAAGGATTTTGACTTGATTGTGGCAGAGGCTGAAGCCAAATATGGGGTATGA